The following coding sequences lie in one Kribbella sp. NBC_00709 genomic window:
- a CDS encoding lactate racemase domain-containing protein, which translates to MTSAAVIGGAGQVLTEDEVTTFVGEALAGAGLEGRSVCVIVPDATRSCPLPLLVKAVTQALTGSQVTILVALGTHAEMTPEQLRKHLGGDYPNVINHEWWKPDTFADLGTISPDRVGEISDEMLRDEVPVRLNRAVVEHDVALVVGPVFPHEVVGFSGGNKYFFPGVAGQEVIDFSHWLGALITSANMIGTPGITPVRALIDEAAALIPAEKLALSVVAQSGTDALHAVAFGDTISSWQAAAEISAQTHVRYLEHPIPRVVSVMPPKYADIWTAAKGFYKVEPIVADGGEVILYAPHVTQLAAMHPEIEEIGYHCRDYFLGQWDRFRDLHWGVLAHSTHLRGAGTWDPVHGEHLRVKVTLATGIPEDVVRRANLGYLDPAEVDLAAYEADPDTFVVPNAGETLYRLQA; encoded by the coding sequence GTGACCAGTGCGGCGGTGATCGGTGGTGCGGGCCAGGTCCTGACCGAGGACGAGGTGACGACGTTCGTCGGCGAGGCGCTCGCCGGGGCCGGACTCGAGGGGCGCAGCGTCTGCGTGATCGTCCCGGACGCCACGCGCAGTTGCCCGCTCCCGTTGCTCGTGAAGGCCGTCACGCAGGCCCTGACCGGCAGCCAGGTCACGATCTTGGTTGCCCTCGGCACCCATGCGGAGATGACGCCTGAGCAGCTGCGCAAGCACCTCGGCGGTGACTACCCGAACGTGATCAACCACGAGTGGTGGAAGCCGGACACCTTCGCCGACCTCGGCACGATCAGCCCCGACCGGGTCGGCGAGATCTCCGACGAGATGCTCCGCGACGAAGTACCGGTCCGGCTGAACCGGGCCGTCGTCGAGCACGACGTCGCGCTGGTCGTCGGCCCGGTGTTCCCGCACGAGGTGGTCGGCTTCTCCGGCGGCAACAAGTACTTCTTCCCGGGCGTCGCCGGCCAGGAGGTGATCGACTTCTCCCACTGGCTCGGCGCGCTGATCACCAGCGCGAACATGATCGGCACACCGGGCATCACGCCGGTCCGCGCCCTGATCGACGAGGCCGCGGCGCTGATCCCGGCCGAGAAGCTCGCGCTGTCCGTGGTCGCGCAATCGGGGACGGACGCCCTGCACGCGGTCGCGTTCGGCGACACGATCTCGTCCTGGCAGGCGGCCGCCGAGATCTCCGCGCAGACCCACGTCCGCTACCTCGAGCATCCGATCCCGCGGGTGGTGTCGGTGATGCCGCCGAAGTACGCCGACATCTGGACCGCGGCCAAGGGGTTCTACAAGGTCGAGCCGATCGTCGCGGACGGCGGCGAGGTCATCCTCTACGCGCCGCACGTCACCCAACTCGCGGCGATGCACCCGGAGATCGAGGAGATCGGCTACCACTGCCGCGACTACTTCCTCGGCCAGTGGGACCGCTTCCGCGACCTGCACTGGGGCGTCCTCGCACACTCCACCCACCTGCGCGGCGCGGGCACCTGGGACCCGGTCCACGGCGAGCACCTGCGGGTCAAGGTCACTCTGGCCACCGGCATCCCCGAGGACGTCGTACGCCGGGCCAACCTCGGCTACCTGGACCCGGCCGAGGTGGACCTTGCGGCCTACGAAGCGGACCCGGACACCTTCGTCGTACCGAACGCCGGCGAGACCCTCTACCGGCTCCAGGCGTAG
- a CDS encoding flavin-containing monooxygenase produces MAEVVIIGSGFAGLCMGIKLRQAGCENFVILEKADDLGGTWRDNTYPGCACDIPSYLYSFSFEQNPRWTRMFAPWDEILAYLRHCADKYGLAGKIRYGAEVTEAVFDEASGHWTVTVNGDETIDTQALVTGVGSLHEPKLPDIPGLDSFGGTTFHSAQWDHSADLRGRNIAVIGTGASAIQFVPQIAGEVAQLDLYQRTPAWVTPKPDRAIGSWERKLHQRFPAGQRTIRNVIYWGLEGRGAGFAGNPKLMKGLEIQAKRHLRKQVADPELRAKLTPDYQIGCKRVLISNDYYPALTRPNVDVVTTPIARITPTGVVTADGTERACDTIVHGTGFAVSANLTRMPILGKDGVDLADHWKRNGIGAHLGITVSGYPNLFLLVGPNTVLGHSSMVFMIEAQVRYVMQALHLLRARNASYVEVREEAQERFVTGIQGELGDTVWQSGCTSWYLDAAGRNSTIWPEWTMSYWRRTRRLDPSDFAVVH; encoded by the coding sequence ATGGCAGAGGTCGTCATCATCGGGTCCGGGTTCGCCGGGCTGTGCATGGGAATCAAGCTGCGGCAGGCCGGGTGTGAGAACTTCGTCATCCTCGAGAAGGCGGACGATCTCGGCGGCACCTGGCGGGACAACACGTATCCCGGCTGCGCGTGCGACATCCCGTCGTACCTCTACTCGTTCTCGTTCGAGCAGAATCCGCGCTGGACCCGGATGTTCGCGCCGTGGGACGAGATCCTCGCCTACCTGCGGCACTGCGCGGACAAGTACGGGCTCGCCGGCAAGATCCGGTACGGCGCCGAGGTCACCGAGGCCGTCTTCGACGAGGCGAGCGGGCACTGGACCGTGACGGTGAACGGCGACGAGACCATCGACACGCAGGCCCTCGTCACCGGCGTCGGCAGCCTGCACGAGCCGAAGCTGCCGGACATCCCGGGCCTCGACTCCTTCGGTGGTACGACGTTCCACTCGGCGCAATGGGATCACTCGGCGGACCTGCGCGGGCGCAACATCGCGGTGATCGGGACCGGGGCCTCGGCGATCCAGTTCGTACCGCAGATCGCCGGCGAGGTCGCGCAACTGGACCTGTACCAGCGGACGCCGGCGTGGGTCACGCCGAAGCCGGACCGTGCGATCGGCAGCTGGGAACGCAAGCTGCACCAGCGGTTCCCGGCCGGCCAGCGGACGATCCGCAACGTCATCTACTGGGGTCTCGAGGGCCGCGGCGCCGGGTTCGCGGGCAACCCGAAGTTGATGAAAGGCCTTGAAATACAGGCGAAACGGCACCTGCGCAAACAGGTGGCCGATCCCGAGCTACGGGCCAAGCTGACACCGGACTACCAGATCGGCTGCAAGCGCGTGCTGATCTCGAACGACTACTACCCGGCGCTGACCCGGCCGAACGTCGACGTCGTCACCACACCGATCGCGCGGATCACCCCGACCGGCGTGGTCACCGCCGACGGCACCGAGCGGGCCTGCGACACGATCGTGCACGGCACCGGGTTCGCGGTCTCGGCGAACCTGACCCGGATGCCGATCCTCGGCAAGGACGGTGTCGACCTGGCCGACCACTGGAAGCGCAACGGCATCGGCGCGCACCTCGGCATCACGGTCTCCGGCTACCCGAACCTGTTCCTCCTGGTCGGCCCGAACACGGTCCTCGGCCACTCCTCGATGGTGTTCATGATCGAGGCCCAGGTCCGGTACGTGATGCAGGCCCTGCACCTGCTCCGGGCGCGGAACGCGTCGTACGTCGAGGTCCGCGAAGAGGCCCAGGAGCGGTTCGTGACCGGGATCCAGGGCGAGCTCGGGGACACCGTCTGGCAGTCCGGGTGCACCAGCTGGTACCTGGACGCCGCGGGGCGGAACTCGACCATCTGGCCGGAGTGGACGATGTCGTACTGGCGCCGCACCCGCCGGCTCGATCCGAGCGACTTCGCGGTAGTCCACTAG
- a CDS encoding cystathionine beta-synthase, giving the protein MRYANSLLDLVGNTPLVRLSKTTDGAKPLVLAKVEYFNPGGSVKDRIAVRMIEAAEASGELKPGGTIVEPTSGNTGVGLAMVAQQKGYKCVFVCPDKVSEDKRNVLKAYGAEVVVCPTAVAPEHPDSYYNVSDRLVREIEGAWKPNQYANQNNPRSHYETTGPELWEQTEGKITHFVAGVGTGGTITGTGRYLKEVSGGRVQIIGADPEGSVYSGGTGRPYLVEGVGEDFWPETYDREICDRVIEVSDADSFALTRRLAREEAMLVGGSAGMAAAAAIRLAQELDDPEAVIVVLLPDGGRGYLTKVFNDDWLAQYGFLAHARQGKTLGDVLAGKDGSLPPLVHTHPHETIAEAVAILREYGVSQMPVVRAEPPVMAAEVAGAVSERTLMDALYSGKARLADMVELHMDEALPSLGAGEPVTKAVELLEGRDALMVLDDGKPVGVLTRQDLLVHLSAD; this is encoded by the coding sequence GTGCGCTACGCGAACTCACTCCTGGACCTCGTCGGCAACACCCCGCTGGTGAGGTTGTCCAAGACAACCGACGGTGCCAAGCCGCTCGTGCTGGCCAAGGTCGAGTACTTCAACCCCGGTGGCTCGGTGAAGGACCGGATCGCGGTCCGGATGATCGAGGCCGCGGAGGCCTCCGGCGAGCTGAAGCCCGGTGGCACGATCGTCGAGCCGACCTCCGGCAACACCGGCGTCGGGCTGGCGATGGTGGCCCAGCAGAAGGGCTACAAGTGCGTCTTCGTCTGCCCGGACAAGGTCAGTGAGGACAAGCGCAACGTGCTGAAGGCGTACGGCGCCGAGGTGGTGGTCTGCCCGACCGCGGTCGCGCCGGAGCACCCGGACTCGTACTACAACGTCTCCGACCGTCTCGTCCGCGAGATCGAGGGCGCCTGGAAGCCGAACCAGTACGCGAACCAGAACAACCCCCGCTCGCACTACGAGACCACCGGCCCGGAGCTCTGGGAGCAGACCGAGGGCAAGATCACGCACTTCGTCGCGGGGGTCGGCACCGGTGGCACGATCACCGGCACCGGCAGGTACCTCAAGGAGGTCTCCGGCGGCCGCGTCCAGATCATCGGCGCCGACCCGGAGGGCTCGGTGTACTCCGGCGGTACCGGCCGGCCGTACCTGGTCGAGGGGGTCGGCGAGGACTTCTGGCCGGAGACCTACGACCGCGAGATCTGCGACCGGGTGATCGAGGTCTCGGACGCGGACTCGTTCGCGCTCACCCGGCGGCTGGCCCGCGAGGAGGCCATGCTGGTCGGCGGCTCGGCCGGGATGGCCGCCGCGGCCGCGATCCGGCTCGCGCAGGAGCTCGACGACCCCGAAGCCGTCATCGTGGTCCTGCTGCCCGACGGCGGCCGCGGCTACCTGACCAAGGTGTTCAACGACGACTGGCTGGCGCAGTACGGCTTCCTCGCCCACGCCCGGCAGGGCAAGACGCTCGGCGACGTGCTGGCCGGCAAGGACGGCAGCCTGCCGCCGCTGGTGCACACCCACCCGCACGAGACGATCGCCGAGGCGGTCGCCATCCTGCGCGAGTACGGCGTCTCGCAGATGCCCGTCGTCCGCGCCGAGCCGCCGGTGATGGCGGCCGAGGTGGCCGGCGCGGTGTCGGAGCGGACGCTGATGGACGCGTTGTACTCCGGCAAGGCGCGGCTGGCCGACATGGTCGAACTGCACATGGACGAGGCGTTACCGTCGCTGGGCGCGGGCGAACCGGTCACGAAGGCGGTCGAGCTGCTCGAAGGACGGGACGCCCTGATGGTTCTGGACGACGGCAAGCCGGTGGGCGTGCTGACCCGGCAGGACCTACTGGTCCATCTGTCCGCCGACTGA
- a CDS encoding SGNH/GDSL hydrolase family protein codes for MSRARAAKKLAQAAAFGGGGLGLIGATFYGVLTAEAEYAKRVIGPTRYYPTPGDGLYGRYPGLPITFAMIGDSSAAGYGTESPDETPGVMLASGLAELAKRPVRLVDVSKTGAKSSDLAAQVDAALQTGPHIAVILIGVNDVKAKVPPSASVRLLSAAVRRLRAANCEVVVGTCPDLGVVRTIMPPLRQVARSWSHRLAAAQTIAVVEAGGRTVSLGSLLGEVFRTNPAMWGRDNFHPSATGYAAASAALLPSVAAAMGVGPESFVHPEPFRGEAILPIAEAAVQAARKAGTEVAATEVAGRERGPRGRWAELRHRRRHPKADVDRVDEDTRESPETVPVGQ; via the coding sequence ATGAGTAGAGCCAGGGCAGCCAAGAAGCTGGCCCAGGCCGCAGCCTTCGGGGGCGGGGGACTCGGGCTCATCGGTGCCACGTTCTACGGCGTACTGACCGCTGAGGCCGAGTACGCGAAGCGCGTGATCGGACCGACGAGGTACTACCCCACTCCGGGCGACGGTCTGTACGGCCGGTATCCAGGACTTCCGATCACGTTCGCCATGATCGGCGACTCGAGCGCGGCCGGTTACGGCACCGAGTCGCCGGACGAGACCCCCGGGGTGATGCTCGCCTCCGGTCTGGCCGAGCTGGCCAAACGCCCGGTGCGGCTGGTCGACGTGTCGAAGACCGGCGCGAAGTCCAGCGATCTGGCCGCGCAGGTCGACGCCGCGCTGCAGACCGGACCGCACATCGCGGTCATCCTGATCGGGGTCAACGACGTGAAGGCGAAGGTGCCGCCGTCGGCCTCGGTCCGGCTGCTCTCGGCCGCTGTCCGCAGATTGCGGGCCGCGAACTGTGAGGTGGTGGTCGGCACCTGCCCAGACCTGGGTGTGGTCCGGACGATCATGCCGCCGCTGCGGCAGGTCGCCCGGTCCTGGAGTCACCGGCTGGCCGCCGCTCAGACCATCGCAGTGGTCGAAGCAGGCGGCCGTACCGTGTCACTCGGGTCGCTGCTCGGCGAGGTGTTCCGCACCAACCCGGCGATGTGGGGCCGGGACAATTTCCACCCGTCGGCCACGGGGTACGCCGCCGCGTCCGCCGCACTGCTGCCGTCGGTGGCGGCAGCGATGGGGGTCGGGCCGGAGTCGTTCGTGCACCCGGAGCCGTTCCGCGGGGAGGCGATCCTGCCGATCGCGGAAGCCGCCGTACAGGCGGCCCGGAAGGCGGGCACCGAGGTGGCAGCCACCGAGGTCGCCGGCCGGGAGCGCGGTCCGCGCGGTCGCTGGGCAGAGCTGCGGCACCGTCGCAGGCACCCGAAGGCCGACGTCGACCGGGTCGACGAGGATACGAGGGAATCGCCCGAGACGGTGCCTGTCGGTCAATAG
- a CDS encoding DUF4287 domain-containing protein, translated as MGLNHSEETHQRLVEAVPRCTGRQMTEWFQLMNDGPSFLRFDDRVRWLSSEYELAHGHATAIVHEFDLIKAHRRMG; from the coding sequence ATGGGCTTGAACCACTCCGAGGAGACGCACCAGCGTTTGGTGGAGGCCGTGCCCAGGTGCACCGGACGCCAGATGACCGAGTGGTTCCAGCTGATGAACGACGGACCGTCGTTCCTGCGCTTCGATGACAGAGTGAGATGGCTCTCCAGCGAGTACGAACTCGCGCACGGGCACGCGACCGCCATCGTTCACGAGTTCGACCTGATCAAGGCGCATCGGCGAATGGGCTGA
- a CDS encoding LLM class F420-dependent oxidoreductase, producing MRFAIKTSPQNTEWADMLAVWQAADEIELFESGWTFDHFYPIHSDSSGPCLEGWVTLTALAQATKRLRIGTLVSGIHYRHPALLANMAATLDIVSGGRLEIGIGAGWNEEESGAYGMRLGSLKERSDRFEEACEVLVGLLTQETTTFQGEHYQLADARCEPKGVQKPHPPICIGGSGEKRTLRTTAKYAQHWNFAGGTPEEFAHKRDVLYAHCADVGRDPSEITLSSHVRLGPDGDYAEVAAQAEALGEVGLDLAIVYLPPPHTPAVLEPLAKALEPLR from the coding sequence ATGCGATTCGCGATCAAGACCTCGCCCCAGAACACCGAATGGGCCGACATGCTCGCCGTCTGGCAGGCCGCCGACGAGATCGAACTGTTCGAGTCCGGCTGGACCTTCGATCACTTCTATCCCATCCACTCCGATTCGAGCGGCCCGTGCCTGGAAGGGTGGGTGACGCTGACCGCGCTCGCGCAGGCGACCAAGCGGCTCCGGATCGGCACGCTGGTCAGCGGGATCCACTACCGGCACCCCGCGCTGCTCGCGAACATGGCCGCGACACTCGACATCGTTTCCGGCGGCCGGCTGGAGATCGGCATCGGCGCGGGCTGGAACGAAGAGGAGTCGGGTGCGTACGGCATGCGGCTCGGCTCGCTGAAGGAGCGCAGCGACCGGTTCGAGGAGGCCTGCGAGGTGCTCGTCGGTCTGCTCACGCAGGAGACCACGACGTTCCAGGGCGAGCACTACCAGCTGGCGGACGCCCGCTGCGAGCCGAAGGGCGTGCAGAAGCCGCACCCGCCGATCTGCATCGGCGGCAGCGGCGAGAAGCGGACGCTGCGGACCACGGCGAAGTACGCCCAGCACTGGAACTTCGCCGGGGGGACACCGGAGGAGTTCGCCCACAAGCGCGACGTGCTGTACGCGCACTGCGCGGATGTCGGCCGCGATCCGAGTGAGATCACGCTGTCGTCGCACGTCCGGCTCGGGCCTGACGGCGACTACGCCGAGGTCGCCGCGCAGGCGGAGGCTCTCGGTGAGGTGGGGCTCGACCTGGCCATCGTCTACCTACCGCCGCCGCACACCCCGGCCGTGCTCGAGCCGCTGGCGAAGGCCCTCGAACCACTCCGCTGA
- a CDS encoding VOC family protein: protein MTTDWRLLDGTLTTWYDAPSHSAGAALVERLAARADVDLRATGLRLKTDSEASAREIAQAARGLGLTADPSMLQQVGLAFEAADPAAVTDFWRTALGYGADNLDPLRRDPSLSISPLTDARPLRNRIHVDVVRPSDAVDAVRSTIDQEPYGAWGVALADPEGNEVDLVPGDELPDATDWWTNFAAMVFYRTTSPEQSGRLASAVAKLADAANTPLQIDLRPAGVMIDGSKDQWEDDLPNGGAAFVELARRIQDAAHDLGLTPDARPLRFVQFGIDAVDADVLSTFWRTLLGYQPDPRAHVSDIYDPRRLNPVLFFQQLDANDERTKQRNRIHFELVVPDGQAQARIDAGLSAGGRILEQTPQRCLLSDPEGNEIGIRGVH, encoded by the coding sequence ATGACCACCGACTGGCGGCTCCTCGACGGCACCCTGACCACCTGGTACGACGCTCCCTCGCACTCCGCCGGCGCTGCGTTGGTCGAGCGTCTCGCGGCCCGCGCCGACGTCGACCTCCGTGCAACCGGTCTACGCCTGAAGACCGACAGTGAAGCGTCCGCCCGAGAGATCGCTCAAGCAGCCCGCGGCCTGGGCCTCACCGCCGATCCGAGCATGCTGCAGCAGGTCGGCCTCGCCTTCGAGGCAGCCGACCCAGCCGCGGTGACCGACTTCTGGCGTACGGCGCTCGGCTACGGGGCCGACAACCTCGACCCGCTCCGCCGGGATCCGAGCCTCTCGATCTCCCCGCTCACCGACGCCCGTCCGCTCCGCAACCGCATCCACGTCGACGTCGTACGGCCGTCCGACGCGGTCGACGCGGTCCGGTCCACGATCGACCAGGAGCCGTACGGCGCGTGGGGCGTCGCGCTCGCGGACCCCGAAGGGAACGAGGTCGACCTGGTCCCGGGCGACGAGCTACCGGATGCGACGGACTGGTGGACCAACTTCGCCGCGATGGTCTTCTACCGGACGACGTCACCCGAGCAGTCGGGCCGGCTGGCCTCTGCTGTCGCGAAGCTGGCCGATGCCGCGAACACCCCACTGCAGATCGACCTCCGACCGGCCGGCGTCATGATCGACGGCAGCAAGGACCAGTGGGAGGACGACCTGCCGAACGGCGGCGCGGCCTTCGTCGAGCTGGCCCGGCGCATCCAGGACGCCGCACACGACCTGGGACTCACGCCGGATGCTCGCCCGCTGCGGTTCGTCCAGTTCGGCATCGATGCGGTCGACGCGGACGTGCTCAGTACGTTCTGGCGGACGCTGCTCGGCTACCAGCCGGATCCGCGGGCGCACGTGTCCGACATCTACGATCCGCGCCGGTTGAACCCGGTCCTGTTCTTCCAGCAGCTGGATGCGAACGACGAGCGTACGAAGCAGCGCAACCGCATCCACTTCGAGCTCGTCGTGCCTGACGGCCAGGCCCAGGCTCGCATTGACGCAGGCCTGTCCGCAGGTGGGCGGATCCTCGAGCAGACGCCGCAACGCTGCCTGCTCAGCGACCCGGAGGGCAACGAGATCGGCATCCGCGGGGTTCATTAG
- a CDS encoding Bax inhibitor-1/YccA family protein, producing the protein MQSSNPVLNRSSAFAPGQGQAYPGAAPYGQPSPYGYGGSGMPPQQHQGAPAASRPMTMDDVIVRTAATLGVVAVVAAIAWNRVPDTVVGPVFLAGALVAFAIAMVLSFSRRVNPVLLMVYAAAEGVFLGIGSKFIAHWVGDSGIIVQAVLATMVTAGLTLATYKYFAIKVTPKFTRMVIIGTMGFAGVLVINLLLSLFGVHTGISGFGPMGLLFAALGAGLAVFNLILDFDMIEQGVRHGAPQNEAWRAAFGLTVTLVWLYWNILRILAILRGGD; encoded by the coding sequence ATGCAGAGCAGTAACCCGGTGCTGAACCGGTCGAGTGCGTTCGCGCCTGGCCAGGGCCAGGCCTATCCGGGGGCCGCTCCGTACGGTCAGCCGAGCCCCTACGGCTACGGCGGGTCGGGTATGCCGCCGCAGCAGCACCAGGGTGCTCCGGCCGCGAGCCGCCCCATGACGATGGACGACGTGATCGTCCGCACCGCCGCCACCCTGGGGGTCGTCGCCGTGGTCGCGGCGATCGCCTGGAACAGGGTCCCGGACACCGTGGTCGGCCCGGTGTTCCTGGCCGGCGCCCTGGTCGCGTTCGCGATCGCGATGGTGCTGTCGTTCTCCCGCCGGGTGAACCCGGTGCTGTTGATGGTCTACGCCGCCGCCGAGGGTGTGTTCCTCGGGATCGGCAGCAAGTTCATCGCCCACTGGGTCGGTGATTCCGGCATCATCGTGCAGGCCGTGCTGGCCACGATGGTGACGGCCGGCCTGACGCTGGCGACGTACAAGTACTTCGCGATCAAGGTGACGCCGAAATTCACCCGGATGGTCATCATCGGCACGATGGGCTTCGCCGGCGTGCTGGTGATCAACCTGCTGCTGAGCCTGTTCGGTGTGCACACCGGGATCAGCGGCTTCGGACCGATGGGCCTGCTGTTCGCGGCGCTCGGCGCCGGTCTCGCGGTGTTCAACCTGATCCTCGACTTCGACATGATCGAGCAGGGCGTCCGCCACGGCGCCCCGCAGAACGAGGCCTGGCGCGCCGCGTTCGGCCTGACCGTCACCCTGGTCTGGCTGTACTGGAACATCCTGCGCATCCTCGCGATCCTCCGCGGCGGCGACTGA
- a CDS encoding winged helix-turn-helix transcriptional regulator translates to MDTASSVDDWVKTYGRDCPSRTVIDVLANKWALYVLGALRRFDRPLRFNELRRLLDGVTQKMLTQTLRTLERDGLVTRTLYPAVPVRVEYALTPLGVEAGRLTTAIAEWSVTHAHQIHASRAEYDGRE, encoded by the coding sequence ATGGATACCGCATCGTCTGTCGACGACTGGGTGAAGACCTACGGACGCGACTGCCCGTCGCGGACCGTGATCGACGTACTGGCGAACAAATGGGCCTTGTACGTCCTCGGCGCGCTCCGGCGCTTCGACCGCCCGCTGCGCTTCAACGAGCTCCGCCGGCTCCTCGACGGCGTCACGCAGAAGATGCTGACCCAGACGCTGCGCACGCTCGAGCGGGACGGTCTGGTCACCCGGACGCTCTATCCGGCGGTCCCGGTCCGGGTCGAGTACGCCCTCACCCCGCTGGGCGTCGAAGCCGGCCGGCTGACCACCGCGATCGCCGAATGGTCCGTCACCCACGCGCACCAGATCCACGCCTCCCGCGCCGAATACGACGGCCGGGAATAA
- a CDS encoding NADP-dependent oxidoreductase: MTMRAITQYTYGAAGVLELAQLDRPEPGPGEVLIRVHAVGVNPSDWKIRSGLLPRFGPPPFVLGLDFAGTREDTGEEVYGVVYPPRGAYAEFTVASPDRLARKPSTTDWVHTAALPTAGLTAYQPLAGIAKIGPGDRVLIHAAAGGVGHLAVQIAKARGAHVIGTARAAKHDFLRGLGADELIDYTTTDFTSAVGGVDVVLDPIGAEYSVRSLDVLRPDGILLDVRGTGPHRDEVRAQAAARGIRYVEFRMAPTTEDLAAVAGLVDEGALRVSVEQVFALEHAAKAHELSETGRAAGKLVLTV; this comes from the coding sequence ATGACGATGAGGGCCATCACCCAGTACACGTACGGCGCGGCCGGCGTCCTCGAACTCGCCCAGCTGGACCGCCCCGAGCCGGGCCCTGGCGAGGTCCTGATCCGGGTCCACGCGGTCGGGGTGAACCCGAGCGACTGGAAGATCCGCTCCGGTCTGCTCCCCCGCTTCGGCCCGCCGCCGTTCGTCCTCGGCCTCGACTTCGCCGGCACCCGCGAGGACACCGGCGAGGAGGTGTACGGCGTCGTCTACCCGCCGCGCGGCGCGTACGCCGAGTTCACCGTCGCGAGCCCGGATCGCCTGGCCCGCAAGCCATCCACGACCGATTGGGTCCACACGGCGGCGCTTCCCACCGCCGGACTCACGGCGTACCAGCCGCTGGCCGGTATCGCGAAGATCGGGCCGGGCGACCGGGTCCTGATCCACGCCGCGGCCGGCGGTGTCGGGCATCTCGCTGTACAGATCGCTAAGGCTCGTGGTGCTCACGTGATCGGGACGGCGCGGGCGGCGAAGCACGACTTCCTTCGCGGTCTCGGCGCCGACGAGCTGATCGACTACACCACGACCGACTTCACCAGCGCGGTCGGTGGCGTGGACGTCGTACTGGATCCGATCGGGGCCGAGTACTCCGTACGGTCCCTCGACGTACTGCGGCCGGACGGCATCCTGCTCGATGTCCGCGGGACCGGGCCGCACCGCGACGAGGTCCGGGCGCAGGCCGCCGCCCGCGGCATCCGGTACGTCGAGTTCCGGATGGCGCCGACGACCGAGGACCTGGCCGCGGTCGCGGGCCTGGTGGACGAGGGGGCGTTACGGGTCTCGGTCGAGCAGGTGTTTGCGCTGGAGCACGCGGCGAAGGCCCACGAGCTGAGCGAGACCGGCCGCGCGGCCGGGAAACTCGTACTCACGGTCTGA
- a CDS encoding DUF4118 domain-containing protein: MNRGVDSFRTPVLTASLLAPPAVCALLTPFRQHFDNANAALLLVVVIVAVAVFGIRLAGVLAAVSSAVWFDFFLTVPYDSFTINSSNDVEQAVLLLVIGIAVTQIAIWGRRQQANASRRRGYLDGVLTTSQAVAAGGSTDDLIDQVRTELTALLGIDGAKFVAGSKQTQGPRLNPDGSVTRGSHVLKVERDGLPTNAEIELTVQHAGETRGRFLLIAATRIARPDLEQRLVAVALADQVGAALSTQEAIHPHV, encoded by the coding sequence ATGAATAGGGGTGTGGACAGTTTTCGCACACCCGTGCTGACGGCCTCGCTGCTCGCGCCCCCGGCGGTCTGTGCGTTGCTGACCCCGTTCCGCCAGCACTTCGACAACGCGAACGCGGCCCTGCTGCTGGTGGTCGTGATCGTCGCCGTCGCGGTGTTCGGCATCCGGCTCGCCGGGGTGCTCGCGGCCGTGTCGAGCGCGGTGTGGTTCGACTTCTTCCTGACCGTGCCGTACGACAGCTTCACGATCAACAGCAGCAACGACGTCGAGCAGGCCGTGCTGCTGCTCGTGATCGGGATCGCGGTCACCCAGATCGCGATCTGGGGCCGGAGGCAACAAGCCAACGCGTCCCGGCGGCGGGGGTATCTGGACGGCGTGCTCACCACCTCGCAGGCGGTCGCCGCCGGCGGGTCGACCGACGACCTGATCGATCAGGTCCGCACCGAACTGACCGCACTGCTGGGGATCGACGGCGCCAAGTTCGTTGCCGGTAGCAAGCAGACGCAGGGGCCGCGGCTGAACCCGGACGGTTCGGTGACCCGTGGATCACACGTCCTGAAGGTCGAGCGCGACGGCCTGCCGACGAACGCCGAGATCGAGCTGACCGTCCAGCACGCCGGCGAGACCCGTGGTCGTTTCCTGCTCATCGCGGCGACCCGCATCGCCCGTCCCGACCTCGAACAACGCCTGGTAGCCGTAGCCCTCGCCGACCAGGTCGGCGCCGCGCTCTCCACCCAGGAAGCCATCCACCCCCACGTCTGA